The region GTTCCTGATCGAAGCCGCGCGCGGCGTTCCCATGCCGGCGCAATTGCTCTTCGCATCTTTTGTGCTGCCTTTGTTGTTCGATGGCGGCATCGCCAAGTTCTGGATGGCGCTCGCGGCCCTGACCCTGCATACCGCCTGCCTGCTGGCCGAAGTGTTGCGCGGCGCCTTGCAGGCGGTTCCGGCTGGTCAGGTGAATGCCGCGCGCGCCCTGGGCATGAGCACGCCGGCAGCGTGGTGGCATGTCATCTGGCCTCAGGCGCGGCGCATCGCCACGCCAGCGGCGCTGGGCGTTTTCGTCGGCGCGGTCAAGGACACGTCCCTGGTGGGCATCATCGGCGTGTTCGATCTGCTGGGCGCCGCCAAGACGGTCATCGCCGATACGGTCTGGCGGCCGTATTACGTGGAGCTTTACGCCGCGGTGGCTTTGTTTTATTTCGTCGTCTGCGTGCTGCTGTCGCGCGCCGCGCGCCGGGCGGAAGCGGGCGCGGCCTGATTGGCTGCGCTACATGCCCTCATTCCCGCCGCTCCGGCCGCTTCAACCCCAGATGATCCCGCAGCGTAGTCCCCCGATACTCCGTCCGGAACACCCCGCGCCGTTGCAGGATGGGCACCACGCCATCCACGAAGGCCTGCAGTCCATCCGGTAGCACGTCCGGCATCAGGTTGAAGCCATCCGCAGCGCCTTCGCGGAACCAGTGTTCGATATCGTCGGCGATCTGCTCGGGTGTTCCGACGATGACGCGGTGGCCGCCGCCGCCGGCCAGCTCTTTCACCAGCTGCCGCGCGGTATACCCCGTGCGGCGGCCCGCCGCCAAGGTGGCGTGGAAGAAGGTGTGATTGCCCCGTCCACCGTTCGGCAAAGGCAGATCCTGCGGCAAAGGCTTGTCCGGATCGATCTGCGAGGCCGGGATTCCCAGCGTTCCCGCCAGGCGGTTCAGGCTGTACTCCCAGGGAATCAGCTCGACCAGCTCGTCCTGCCGCCGCCGCGCCTCGGCTTCCGTGGCGCCGATGATGGTGGTCAGGCCCGGCAAGACCTTGATCGACCGCGGGCCGCGGCCATGTCTTTCGGCCCGCTCGTGCAGGTCGCGTCGATACCCACGCGCTTCCTCCAGCGATATGGAAGCCGAAAACACGGCCTCCGCATGCCGTGCCGCCAGCTCCCGACCGTCACCCGAGGCGCCCGCCTGCACCAGCACGGGGTGCCCCTGCGGCGGCCGCGGCAGGTTCAAAGGCCCCTGGACCTTGAAATGCTTGCCCGCATGCGCAATGGGACGGATCCGCGCCGTATCGGCGAAGAGGCCGCTGGCCTTGTCGCCAAGAAAAGCGTCGTCGCCCCAGCTGTCCCACAGGTCCTTCACCACCTGGGTGAACTCCTCGCCGCGTTCATAGCGTTCGGCGTGCTCAGGCACGTCGTCGCGATTGAAGTTGCGGGCCGACGCCAGATCCGCCGTGGTGACGATATTCCACCCCGCCCGTCCCCGGCTGACGTGGTCCAGCGTAGCGAAGCGGCGCGCGATGTTGTAGGGCTCGTTATAGCTGGTCGACGCCGTGCCGATCAGGCCGATGCGGGAGGTGCTGGCCGCCAGCACGGCCAACAGCACGGTAGGCTCCAGCGCGGTGATCGAACGGTACTTGATCTGGTCGGCAATGGCCGCGTTGTCGGCAAGAAACACCGCGTCCAGCTTGGCGGCCTCGGCCACCCTGGCGATATGCACGTAATGATCGATATCGGCGAAGGCGTAGGGATCAGCCCCCGGGACGCGCCACGCCGAAGGCAGGAAACCCGAATGCAGGATGTTGACGTTGAGGATCAGCTCGTGTGCCGCTGGGTCGGCGGCGGTCATTGGAAGCTTCCCGGCGTGGGATAGCCCAGGCCCAGCAACCAGCGCCCGACATTGCGCGTCTTGTACTCGGCCGGATTGTGCAGGGTATGGACGCGCACATTGCGCCAGTAACGGTCGAAGCCCAGCTTGCGCGTGGCCGACCGCGCGCCCATGACCTCGAACATCTCGCGCGTCACCCGCAAGGCGACCGTGCCCGCCAACGCGTTGGCGGCGGCCACGGCCACGGCGGCCTCGCCGCGCTCGTCCGCCGTCAGCGCCTCCCCCCGCGACCACGCACGATCCAGCGCCAGCGCGGCGCGATCGGCCAATAAGGTGGCCGCGCGCGTCTGCGTCCACAGCTCGCCGTATTGACGCTGTATCCAGGGATCGTCCTGATGCTTTTCCAAACCCGAATGGAGCCACGGCCTGGAGTGCGTAAGCGTGTAGTCGCGCGCGGTCAGCAAGGCCCCCTGCGCGCTGCCGACGAAGACATTCAACAGCACGCTCTGCTGCACCAGCGGTCCGAGCGTGCGAAAAGGCGCCGCGCGGCTGACGGTGGGTTGGAACGGCGCCGGCCCGCCGAGGATTTCATCGGCATGCACGCGCACACCATGGTAGCTGACGCGTCCGCTGCCGGTCTGGGTCTGGCCCAGGCCGTCCCAATCGTGCTCGATGACGACGCCGGCGCGGTCGGCCGGAATGGCGGCGAAGCGACGCACGGTCCCGTCCTCGTTTTCCCAGGCGATGGCCAGGCGATCGGCGATATGCGATCCGGAGGTAAACGGCCGGAAGCCGTCCAGGATGAAGTCGTCGCCATCGGGGCGGCCGAACAGGCTCTTTGAAAAGCTGTTGGCCGTATTGCCCCAGAACCAGTTGTTGCGCGCCGATTCGCGCCAGTAGTACTGCGCCCGTTCCGGGTCGCCGCGCAGGCCCAGGCCAAGCACCGCGCTGAAGTGATAACCGAACAGATGGCCCAAGGCGCCGTCCGCCTTGGCGAACTCACGGCCGATGCGCAGGGCGGTGGACCAGGGTTGGCCATCGCCACCCACGTCTTCGGGCAAGAGCAGTTTCAGCAGGCCGCTTTCCTTGAGCAGGGCCAGTTGGGCGAGCGGCTGGCCACCCGCCTTGTCGTTGGCCGCGGCGTCCACGGCGAACTGTTCGCGCAGGCGCACGGCCTTGGCGTACCAGGGGTTGGAAGTGTCGAGATCGAATGCCATGGTGGTCCGTCGTCCTGATCAGCGGTAGGCGCCCAGGGGCGCATAGGGATGGCGCAGGAGCCAGGCGCCGATGGTCCGTTTCTTGTACTCGGCGGGGTTGTGCAAGGTGTGGGTGCGCACGTTGCGCCAGAAACGGTCGTAGCCGCGGGCCCGCGTGGCGGAGCGCGCGCCCATCAACTCGAATATTTTCTCGGTCACGTCCAACGCGTTTTCGCCGGCGTAGACATTGGCCGCCGCCAGGTCGATGGACACGCGGCCGCGCGTTTCCGCATCCAGCCCGCGACCCAGCGCGCATGCGCGGTCCAGGTGCGCCGCGGCGTCGTCGGCCAGTTCGATGGCGGCCAGGGTTCTGATGGCCAGGTCCCCATAGGCACGCTGGATCCAGGGATCGTCGACGTGCCGCTCTACGCCGGAATGAATCCAGGGGCGCGATTGCGTGACGGTGTACTCACGCGCTTCGTCCAAGGCGCCCACGGCGCTGCCGATGAACACATTGGCGAGCACCGACTGTTGCAGCAGCGAGACCACCGATTCGAACGGCGACAAAGGTGAACCGGCATCCCCCAGCACCTCGTCATCGCGGACCCGCACGCCATGGAAGCTGACCGTGCCGCTGCCGGTCTGGGTCTGGCCGATGCCATCCCAATCGTCTTCGATGACGACGCCGGCGCGGTCCGCGGGGATCAGCGCCGACCAGCGCGCGCCGGTCGAGTCCTGCCAGGCGATATGGATCACGTCGGCGACATGGCTGCCAGACGAGAAAGGCCGGAAGCCGTCGACGATCCAGCCGCCGGGTACGCGCTCGGCCGCGCTGGTCTTGGACATGGCATTGCCGGAATTGCTCCATAGCCATTGCTCGGTGGCGGCTTGGCTGAACCAGCGCTGTTGCTGCTCGTCCGTGCCCCTGGCGAGCACCGTGTGCAAGGGTAGGTGCTGGTAGCCGTAGAGATGGGCCAGCGAGCCGTCGCTGCGCGCCAGCTCACGCACGACGCGCAGGATGGACACCCAGGATGCGCCTTCACCGCCGTACTGCGGCGCGATGGCGGCCGCGTTGAGCTTCTGCTGCTTGAGCAGGGCGATCTGCGCGACCGGCCGTCCACCGGCCTTGTCGCGTTGTACGGCGTCGGCCTGCAGCAAGGGACGCAAGGCGACGGCGCGCACCAGCAAGGCATCGCCGCTGTCGGGCGGGAAGGGGTCGAAATACGTCGAGAGTGTCGAGGAATCCGGTGGCATGAGGTGCTTCGCAAATTTACGCGGCCACGGCCAGCGCGGGCTGCAGGGACAGGGCCAGGGCTTGCGCGGTGGCCGTGGCCCCCGCGACCTGCTCACCGATGGCGTTGGACTCCCAGTTCACGCCGCGCAGGGGATGGCCGACGGCATACAGTCCGGTCGTATCCAGGGTGTCGGACAGCACGGCGCCGGTCTGGCCGACCGCGTCGATGCCGAAGCCGGTGCTGTGCGGTTGCACATAGGCGCGCGCCACCAGTTGGCGCAGCAAGGGGTCGTCTATGCGCTTCCAGTCGAAATCGAAGCCGCGCGAATTGAAGACCCGGTCGACTTCAAAGGTCTGCGGCTGGGCTGCACGGCGCGGCTGCCAGGTAACGGCGATGCGGCCGCTGGCGGCGCGGGAAATACGGCGCACGCGGCCCGTGAGCT is a window of Bordetella sp. N DNA encoding:
- a CDS encoding LLM class flavin-dependent oxidoreductase — translated: MTAADPAAHELILNVNILHSGFLPSAWRVPGADPYAFADIDHYVHIARVAEAAKLDAVFLADNAAIADQIKYRSITALEPTVLLAVLAASTSRIGLIGTASTSYNEPYNIARRFATLDHVSRGRAGWNIVTTADLASARNFNRDDVPEHAERYERGEEFTQVVKDLWDSWGDDAFLGDKASGLFADTARIRPIAHAGKHFKVQGPLNLPRPPQGHPVLVQAGASGDGRELAARHAEAVFSASISLEEARGYRRDLHERAERHGRGPRSIKVLPGLTTIIGATEAEARRRQDELVELIPWEYSLNRLAGTLGIPASQIDPDKPLPQDLPLPNGGRGNHTFFHATLAAGRRTGYTARQLVKELAGGGGHRVIVGTPEQIADDIEHWFREGAADGFNLMPDVLPDGLQAFVDGVVPILQRRGVFRTEYRGTTLRDHLGLKRPERRE
- a CDS encoding acyl-CoA dehydrogenase family protein; the protein is MAFDLDTSNPWYAKAVRLREQFAVDAAANDKAGGQPLAQLALLKESGLLKLLLPEDVGGDGQPWSTALRIGREFAKADGALGHLFGYHFSAVLGLGLRGDPERAQYYWRESARNNWFWGNTANSFSKSLFGRPDGDDFILDGFRPFTSGSHIADRLAIAWENEDGTVRRFAAIPADRAGVVIEHDWDGLGQTQTGSGRVSYHGVRVHADEILGGPAPFQPTVSRAAPFRTLGPLVQQSVLLNVFVGSAQGALLTARDYTLTHSRPWLHSGLEKHQDDPWIQRQYGELWTQTRAATLLADRAALALDRAWSRGEALTADERGEAAVAVAAANALAGTVALRVTREMFEVMGARSATRKLGFDRYWRNVRVHTLHNPAEYKTRNVGRWLLGLGYPTPGSFQ
- a CDS encoding acyl-CoA dehydrogenase family protein, which produces MPPDSSTLSTYFDPFPPDSGDALLVRAVALRPLLQADAVQRDKAGGRPVAQIALLKQQKLNAAAIAPQYGGEGASWVSILRVVRELARSDGSLAHLYGYQHLPLHTVLARGTDEQQQRWFSQAATEQWLWSNSGNAMSKTSAAERVPGGWIVDGFRPFSSGSHVADVIHIAWQDSTGARWSALIPADRAGVVIEDDWDGIGQTQTGSGTVSFHGVRVRDDEVLGDAGSPLSPFESVVSLLQQSVLANVFIGSAVGALDEAREYTVTQSRPWIHSGVERHVDDPWIQRAYGDLAIRTLAAIELADDAAAHLDRACALGRGLDAETRGRVSIDLAAANVYAGENALDVTEKIFELMGARSATRARGYDRFWRNVRTHTLHNPAEYKKRTIGAWLLRHPYAPLGAYR